From a single Brassica napus cultivar Da-Ae chromosome C9, Da-Ae, whole genome shotgun sequence genomic region:
- the LOC106417123 gene encoding uncharacterized protein LOC106417123, translating into MCYVISSFCYKRFQLRFEHSIMDKAWVHLNIVDPGYERGASKFVRDVASAMGGVDVIVYPCIDCRNIVRHSASVVLDHLVTRGMEEGYKMRADWYLHGELNAEVADESKGSEWNDEIYGLFRAAECFDEELAGMGNLSDMAEGEDKKEDEFLAKLADAETPLYPSCSSHSKLSAIVSLFRLKTQNGWSDKSFNDLLETLPDMLPEENVLHTSLYDVKKFLKSFDMGYEKIHACGNDCCLFRKRFKILDKCPKCKASRWKTNVHTGETKKGVPQKVLRYFPVIPRLKRMFRSKEMAKDFRWHFTNKSSGGKLRHPVDSVTWDHMNAKYPTFADEARNLRLGLSTDGFNPFNMKNSMYSCWPVLLVNYNLPPYLCIKKENIMLSLLIPGPHQPGNSIDVYLEPLIDDLNTLWSIGEAAK; encoded by the exons ATGTGTTATGTTATAAGTTCGTTTTGTTACAAAAGGTTTCAACTTAGGTTCGAACACAGCATTATGGACAAAGCTTGGGTACATCTAAACAT AGTTGATCCTGGATATGAGAGAGGGGCTTCAAAGTTTGTCCGGGATGTGGCTTCAGCAATGGGAGGGGTTGATGTTATTGTATATCCGTGTATTGACTGCCGTAACATAGTTCGACATTCAGCAAGTGTGGTACTTGATCATCTTGTTACTAGGGGTATGGAGGAGGGTTATAAGATGCGGGCTGATTGGTATCTACATGGAGAGTTGAACGCAGAGGTTGCTGATGAAAGCAAAGGAAGTGAGTGGAACGATGAGATCTATGGGTTGTTCAGAGCTGCTGAGTGTTTTGATGAAGAGTTAGCTGGTATGGGGAATCTATCTGATATGGCAGAGGGAGAGgacaagaaagaagatgagttcTTGGCAAAGCTAGCTGACGCTGAAACACCATTGTATCCGAGCTGTTCAAGCCATAGCAAGTTATCTGCAATTGTTTCGTTGTTCAGATTGAAGACTCAGAATGGATGGTCTGACAAGAGCTTCAATGATTTGCTAGAGACCTTGCCAGACATGTTACCTGAAGAAAATGTCTTGCACACATCACTCTATGACGTGAAGAAGTTCTTGAAATCATTTGACATGGGCTACGAGAAGATCCATGCTTGTGGCAACGACTGCTGCCTATTCAGAAAGAGGTTCAAGATTCTCGATAAGTGTCCTAAATGCAAGGCTTCAAGGTGGAAGACTAATGTCCACACGGGTGAGACGAAGAAAGGCGTCCCACAGAAAGTTCTCCGTTACTTCCCTGTAATACCAAGACTAAAGAGAATGTTCCGGTCTAAAGAAATGGCCAAGGATTTTAGGTGGCACTTTACCAACAAAAGCAGTGGTGGAAAGCTGCGTCATCCTGTTGATTCTGTGACATGGGATCATATGAATGCCAAATACCCTACGTTTGCAGATGAAGCAAGGAACCTGAGGCTGGGACTTTCAACAGATGGATTCAATCCATTCAACATGAAGAACTCGATGTACAGTTGCTGGCCTGTTCTGCTAGTTAACTACAACTTACCTCCATACCTGTGCATAAAGAAGGAGAATATCATGCTTTCTTTGCTGATTCCTGGTCCACATCAGCCTGGTAATAGCATAGACGTGTATTTAGAACCCCTAATCGACGATCTTAACACTCTGTGGAGCATTGGAGAG GCTGCAAAGTAA
- the LOC106417121 gene encoding uncharacterized protein LOC106417121: MGCPLCGKNTESMWLKFSRKHVYMGHRKGLPPTHSFRGKKKWFDGKVEQGRRGRILTGRDISQNLRNFHNDFGNFKRSGSKRKMMQGSTDLGSDIEGMSSESDEEEEVLVDEDELSRWKKRSIFFKLPYWEELPVRHNLDVMHVERNVAASLVSTLLHCGKSKDGLAARKDLEELGIRPDLHPRVQGKRTYLPPAPWSLSKQEKKIFCRRLFDFKGPDGYCSNISRGVSLDDCKVSGLKSHDYHVLMQQLLPIALKGLLPKGPRLAIFRLCSFFNLLCQRVIDMEKLLVMEAEIVETLCLFERYFPPSLFDIMLHLTVHLGREARLGGPVHFRWMYPFERYMKVLKDFVRNPARPEGCIAECYLAEECIRFCSEFLKKTTNVQEKQDRNTEYENNSILEGRPITTATSVTLTETEKRIAHLAIIQNMALVEPYVDEHLQYLQDTDGRCRRDASTLWSMHTKNFASWLKEKVPLDSAEHDDTLKWIAYGPRCSARSYT, encoded by the exons ATGGGATGTCCGTTATGTGGAAAAAATACAGAGAGCATGTGGTTGAAGTTCAGCAGAAAGCATGTGTATATGGGTCATAGAAAGGGTCTGCCACCAACTCACAGTTttagaggaaagaagaaatggTTTGATGGAAAAGTAGAACAAGGGAGAAGGGGAAGAATACTTACTGGGCGtgatatttctcaaaatctgagaAATTTTCACAATGATTTTGGAAATTTCAAACGGTCTGGCAGTAAGAGAAAAATGATGCAGGGTTCAACTGATTTAGGGTCTGATATTGAGGGTATGTCGAGTGAAtcagatgaagaggaagaagtaCTAGTAGATGAGGATGAGTTATCTAGATGGAAGAAGAGGTCAATATTCTTCAAGCTACCTTATTGGGAG GAACTCCCGGTGAGGCACAACTTAGATGTAATGCATGTGGAGAGAAATGTTGCTGCAAGCTTAGTTTCAACGTTGTTGCACTGTGGGAAATCTAAGGATGGTCTTGCCGCTCGTAAAGATCTGGAGGAGCTTGGTATTAGGCCGGATTTGCACCCTAGAGTGCAAGGAAAAAGAACCTATCTCCCTCCAGCACCGTGGTCTTTGTCCAAGcaagaaaagaagatattttgCAGGCGTCTATTTGACTTCAAAGGGCCAGATGGATATTGTTCTAACATATCAAGAGGTGTCTCGTTGGATGACTGTAAAGTATCTGGTTTGAAATCACATGACTACCATGTTTTGATGCAACAACTTCTGCCGATTGCACTTAAAGGGTTGCTGCCAAAAGGACCGAGGCTTGCAATTTTTAGATTATGCTCTTTCTTCAATCTGTTGTGTCAGAGAGTGATTGACATGGAGAAGCTTCTGGTTATGGAAGCTGAGATTGTTGAGACTCTGTGCTTGTTTGAAAGATACTTTCCTCCAAGTTTGTTTGATATCATGCTTCATTTGACTGTCCATCTAGGAAGAGAAGCTCGGCTTGGTGGACCAGTCCACTTTAGATGGATGTACCCGTTTGAAAG GTACATGAAAGTCCTCAAAGACTTTGTTAGAAATCCTGCAAGACCAGAGGGCTGCATAGCTGAGTGCTACCTTGCTGAGGAATGTATCCGGTTTTGCAGTGAGTTCCTGAAGAAAACAACAAATGTTCAAGAGAAACAGGATAGAAACACAGAGTATGAGAACAATTCTATCTTAGAGGGTCGTCCAATAACCACTGCTACTTCAGTAACTCTCACTGAAACGGAAAAGAGGATTGCTCATCTTGCTATCATCCAAAACATGGCTCTGGTCGAACCTTATGTAGA TGAGCATCTACAATATTTACAAGACACAGATGGAAGGTGTCGGCGAGATGCATCAACGTTATGGAGTATGCATACTAAGAATTTTGCTTCCTGGCTAAAAGAGAAG GTGCCTCTTGATTCTGCAGAACATGACGACACACTTAAGTGGATAGCTTATGGTCCACGTTGTTCTGCGAGATCATATACATGA
- the LOC111207689 gene encoding glutamic acid-rich protein-like, protein MGRAKQTKHGRRQSKKSKKADDDEVEFVCTIQTHEEEHEEERGQRQEQEEEHVEEREPEEEHEEEQQQEEERQPEQHNDDEPEGEIEHTQEAEGGTSRKRKRGPTMMRDLAKDPNTRVHVDFTFMGEAYGPGSVKLSSYLGPLVREHVPVTVENWKKITEEVKTVLWKSVQARFELDEDHQRVAVLKQMGALWRSSKSRLVTQINEAENNQQRMNLRPKNVHPIEWRKFVKLKTSQEFKVLSDSYKERRSKQIPHTCSRKGMVRLAEEMKNSSEDKSEVSRLKVWVRSRTRKDGTPINTNATEKIVSL, encoded by the exons ATGGGACGTGCAAAGCAGACTAAACATGGAAGGAGACAATCAAAGAAGTCAAAAAAGGCAGATGATGACGAAGTTGAGTTCGTTTGTACTATCCAAACACAtgaagaagaacatgaagaGGAACGTGGGCAGCGACAGGAACAGGAAGAGGAACATGTGGAGGAACGAGAACCGGAAGAGGAACATGAGGAGGAGCAACAACAGGAAGAGGAGCGTCAACCAGAGCAACATAATGACGACGAGCCTGAAGGTGAGATAGAACATACTCAGGAGGCTGAAGGTGGAACCTCCCGTAAGAGAAAGCGTGGTCCAACAATGATGAGAGACCTAGCCAAAGATCCAAATACCAGAGTTCATGTCGATTTCACTTTTATGGGAGAAGCTTATGGTCCTGGTTCAGTCAAGCTATCTTCATATTTGGGTCCGTTGGTAAGGGAGCACGTGCCTGTTACAgttgaaaattggaaaaaaattacTGAAGAAGTGAAGACAGTGCTTTGGAAATCAGTCCAG GCAAGGTTTGAACTTGATGAGGACCACCAAAGGGTTGCAGTTCTTAAGCAGATGGGAGCCTTGTGGAGATCATCCAAGTCACGTCTTGTTACCCAAATCAATGAAGCTGAAAATAACCAACAAAGGATGAATCTCAGACCTAAGAATGTTCATCCAATTGAGTGGCGCAAATTTGTGAAGCTAAAAACAAGCCAAGAATTCAAG GTTCTGAGTGATAGCTACAAAGAGAGGAGAAGCAAACAGATTCCTCACACTTGTAGTAGAAAGGGAATGGTTAGACTAGCAGAAGAGATG AAAAATAGTTCTGAAGACAAATCTGAAGTGTCGAGACTTAAAGTCTGGGTGAGGTCACGTACAAGAAAAGATGGAACTCCCATCAACACAAATGCTACTGAGAAGATTGTAAGTTTATAA